In Actinoplanes lobatus, the DNA window CTGTCATCGGTGCGGGCACCGCGACAAACGGAACCGGCCGAACCAGGAAACCTTCACCTGTCGGTCGTGCGGGGTCGTTGCCCACGCCGACCACAACGCGGCCCTCAACATCGCCCACCGCGGTGTCGAGGGCTGGGGCGCAGTCAGCCGCCCACACGTGGCCTGACCTCGCAGCCAGCGGGGGAAGAGATCCACAAACCCACCCATTCATGGGCAGGTAGTTGACAGGGCTTTGCGGACGGCCTCGACGACCCGGTCCGCGTCGGCCCCGGCGGTGCGCCAGTTGCTGAACGCGGCACGCAGCGCGGGGCGGCCGTGCAGGACGGTCGGGGTCAGGAACGCCTCGCCGGAGTCGGCCACCGCCCGGAGCACCGTGGCGACGTCGCCGGGGACCGCGAAGCAGACGACGTTCAGGCGGACCGGGGACAGCAGCTCCACGCCGGGCAGGGTGCTCAGCCGTTCACCCAGGCGGTGGGCCGCCGCGACGGTCCGGGTGACGATCTCGGCATGGCCGTCCACACCGTACGCCGCCAGCGTGAACCAGGCGGCCAGGGCGCGGAGCCGGCGCGAGTTCTCCGGGGTGAGGTGGCAGTGGTCCGGGTCGCCGGTGATCGCCGGCAGATAGGCGGCGGTGTTCTGGAAGACGGCCACCTGCAGATCCCGGCGGCGGGTGAACTGGACCGCCGAGTCGTACGGGACGTTGAGCCACTTGTGCAGGTCGACGCAGACCGAGTCGGCCCCGCCCAGACCGTCGACCAGGTGGGCGTGCTCCGGGGTGAGGGCCGCGAACCCGCCGAAGGCCGCGTCCACGTGCAGCCAGAACGGGTACCGCTCGCGCAGCGCCAGGATCGCGCGCAGGTCGTCGAAGTCCACGGTGTTGACCGTTCCGGCGTTGGCCACCACGATCGCCGGGCGGCCGTCCAGCGCGGCGAGAGCGTCGGCCAGCGCGGCGACGTCGACGGCTTCCCGGCCCGGCAGGGTCCGGACCGGGCGCAGCGACGCACGGCCCATGCCGAGCACGGACAGCGCCTTGTGGACGCTGGAGTGCGCGGCCCCGGACAGGACCGGGATCTCGCCGAGCGCCGCGAGGCCCTGCCGGGCGACGCTGACCCCGAGCCGTTCGCCGGACCATTCGCGGCCGATCGCCAGGCCGGTCAGGTTGGACATGGTGGCGCCGCTGACGAACGCGCCGGCGTGGTCCGGGCCGAGGCCGAACATGTCACGCAGCCAGGAGACGGTCTCGTCCTCCAGTGCGGCGGCCGTGGAGCCGGCACGGTTCGAGACGTTCTGGTCGAAGGCCGCGGTCAGCCAGTCGCCGGCGAGCGCGGCCGGAGTGGCGCCGCCGGTCACGAACCCCAGGTAGCGGGGGCCGGCGCTGCCGGAGAGGCCGGGCGCCCAGCGGCGTTCGAACTCGGCCAGCGCCCCGGCCGTGCCGGCGCCGCCGACCGGGAGCGGGGCCGGTTCGACGGCGGCCGGGGTGGGCGCCACGGG includes these proteins:
- a CDS encoding pyridoxal phosphate-dependent decarboxylase family protein produces the protein MHQRLAHDLDDLPALLQATRDYATRVLAGLAERPVAPTPAAVEPAPLPVGGAGTAGALAEFERRWAPGLSGSAGPRYLGFVTGGATPAALAGDWLTAAFDQNVSNRAGSTAAALEDETVSWLRDMFGLGPDHAGAFVSGATMSNLTGLAIGREWSGERLGVSVARQGLAALGEIPVLSGAAHSSVHKALSVLGMGRASLRPVRTLPGREAVDVAALADALAALDGRPAIVVANAGTVNTVDFDDLRAILALRERYPFWLHVDAAFGGFAALTPEHAHLVDGLGGADSVCVDLHKWLNVPYDSAVQFTRRRDLQVAVFQNTAAYLPAITGDPDHCHLTPENSRRLRALAAWFTLAAYGVDGHAEIVTRTVAAAHRLGERLSTLPGVELLSPVRLNVVCFAVPGDVATVLRAVADSGEAFLTPTVLHGRPALRAAFSNWRTAGADADRVVEAVRKALSTTCP